The following are from one region of the Nostoc cf. commune SO-36 genome:
- a CDS encoding GNAT family N-acetyltransferase has translation MILETNRLLMRDFIETDWQAVFAYQSDPLYLRYSYWTHRTQKDVCKFIQIFIDQQKEQPRTKFQLAIILKEENRLIGTCGIRVNDSEMQEADIGYELNSQYWGQGYATEAAQAILKFGFEELGMHRIWSWCVAENLASVRVLEKIGMRREDHLPEKELIKSRWYDNFLYAILEREWKGK, from the coding sequence ATGATTTTAGAAACAAACCGTTTGCTAATGCGTGACTTTATAGAAACAGATTGGCAGGCAGTTTTTGCCTATCAATCTGATCCTTTGTACTTACGTTACAGCTATTGGACGCACCGTACACAGAAGGATGTTTGTAAGTTTATCCAGATATTTATTGATCAGCAAAAAGAGCAACCACGAACAAAGTTTCAATTAGCTATTATCCTCAAAGAAGAAAATCGGCTTATTGGCACTTGTGGTATCCGTGTAAATGACTCGGAAATGCAGGAAGCAGATATTGGCTATGAACTAAATAGTCAATATTGGGGACAAGGTTATGCAACAGAAGCAGCACAAGCCATTTTAAAGTTCGGCTTTGAAGAACTAGGAATGCATCGTATCTGGTCTTGGTGTGTTGCAGAGAATCTTGCTTCTGTTAGGGTATTAGAAAAAATTGGTATGCGTCGTGAGGATCATCTGCCGGAAAAAGAGTTAATCAAAAGCAGATGGTATGACAATTTTCTTTATGCTATCCTTGAGCGTGAGTGGAAAGGAAAGTAA
- a CDS encoding aldo/keto reductase, whose product METKQLGKTGISVSAIGLGGMPMSISNRPPESESIEVIHHALDLGITFIDTADSYCKDESEKHHNERLIHKALTSYKGDVSQVIVATKGGLMRPDGNWTSNGNPEHLRETIRVSFEALGGAKPIDVWQYHAPDSNYTIAESLAPVKEAVEAGLIRFMGVSNFSVEQIKQAQDLVDIVSVQNQYSPWQRQPEKDGVLKYCEQQGLTFLPWSPFGGRRRHQDLQDIPAIANLAKEKGVSVYNIVLAWLRSKSPAILPIPGASKVSSIEDSAQAINVKLSDEEVQKIDRAT is encoded by the coding sequence ATGGAAACCAAACAGCTAGGAAAAACTGGTATATCTGTAAGTGCGATTGGTTTGGGTGGTATGCCTATGTCAATCTCTAATCGCCCTCCCGAATCTGAATCAATCGAAGTTATTCATCATGCTCTGGATTTGGGTATTACATTTATTGACACTGCCGATTCTTACTGCAAAGATGAGTCAGAAAAACACCACAACGAGCGACTAATTCACAAGGCACTTACTAGTTACAAAGGCGATGTTAGCCAAGTAATTGTGGCAACTAAGGGCGGTTTGATGCGTCCTGATGGAAATTGGACAAGCAACGGCAACCCAGAACATTTACGCGAAACAATTCGAGTTAGCTTTGAGGCTTTGGGTGGTGCTAAACCCATCGATGTTTGGCAATATCATGCGCCCGATAGTAATTACACCATTGCAGAATCCCTTGCGCCAGTGAAAGAAGCAGTGGAGGCAGGTTTAATTCGGTTTATGGGAGTTTCTAACTTTTCCGTTGAACAAATTAAGCAAGCGCAGGATTTGGTGGATATTGTCTCGGTGCAGAATCAATACAGTCCTTGGCAACGACAACCAGAAAAAGACGGCGTGTTGAAGTATTGCGAACAGCAAGGCTTGACATTTTTGCCTTGGAGTCCCTTTGGTGGTAGACGTCGCCATCAGGATTTGCAAGATATTCCGGCGATCGCTAACTTAGCCAAAGAAAAAGGCGTATCAGTATATAATATCGTCTTAGCGTGGTTGCGTTCCAAATCGCCCGCTATTTTGCCGATTCCCGGCGCTAGTAAGGTTTCCAGTATTGAAGACTCAGCACAAGCTATCAATGTAAAACTATCTGATGAAGAAGTGCAAAAAATTGATCGGGCAACTTAA
- a CDS encoding DUF3146 family protein, with amino-acid sequence MVSAKRRLPETIAHVRITRQSWQHGFLEGEVSAGEFEWHFQWHFRRGELAVKPSQGRALIKEPLGRFLEQQDYQLEPGGDYAFTIRAEL; translated from the coding sequence ATTGTGAGTGCTAAAAGACGACTGCCAGAAACTATTGCCCATGTCAGAATCACCCGCCAATCTTGGCAACACGGCTTCCTTGAGGGTGAAGTGAGTGCAGGTGAGTTTGAGTGGCATTTCCAGTGGCATTTTCGCCGGGGAGAACTTGCCGTCAAGCCTTCCCAAGGCCGCGCTTTAATCAAAGAACCCCTCGGTCGATTTTTGGAGCAACAAGATTATCAGCTAGAGCCTGGAGGAGATTATGCTTTTACTATTCGGGCGGAACTTTAA
- a CDS encoding pre-16S rRNA-processing nuclease YqgF, whose amino-acid sequence MNFREFSPTQPVILGFDPGRDKCGLAVMGLDRQLYYHEVVLAKEAIAAIETLRQKFPISLMVMGDQTTAKQWRQKLYQELIEPLSIILVDERYTTLEARDRYWQMFPPKGLTKLLPQGLRQPPRPIDDIVAILLIERYLNRLTESTLKKF is encoded by the coding sequence ATGAATTTTCGTGAATTTTCACCAACGCAACCAGTGATTTTGGGGTTTGATCCAGGTCGAGATAAGTGTGGTTTGGCGGTGATGGGACTGGATCGGCAACTATATTACCATGAGGTTGTGCTAGCAAAAGAGGCGATCGCTGCCATTGAGACACTGCGTCAAAAATTTCCCATTTCCTTAATGGTGATGGGCGACCAAACTACAGCCAAGCAGTGGAGACAGAAGTTATATCAGGAATTAATAGAACCACTGAGTATTATTTTAGTGGATGAGCGTTACACAACCTTAGAAGCACGCGATCGCTATTGGCAAATGTTCCCACCCAAGGGGCTAACAAAGCTATTGCCACAAGGTCTGCGACAGCCTCCAAGACCGATAGATGACATTGTTGCCATCCTCCTAATCGAAAGATACTTAAACCGCCTCACAGAATCAACACTAAAGAAATTTTAG
- a CDS encoding DUF3084 domain-containing protein: MTTGYILIAAILILGGVIATVGDRIGTRVGKARLSLFKLRPKNTAVVVTIFTGGLISASTLGILFAADEGLRKGVFELEDIQTDLRQKREQLKTAETQKSQVESELNQARIAQAKAQQDLQTINKSLQAANAKQLQTQAQLNRTISQQAQTQTQLQRTQGQLGQVVTQYQKAIAELQSVYNQRKELQAAVELLKTERQRLYAEAKKAIDEAKTAIEKRDRELANRQEAIKQRDQKIAQLDQLIQKRNLEVAAREQVIATRESRLKELEGQQEQLELEVARLEKYYQSYRDLRLGKLAIVRGQVLSAGVVRVTQPAAARQVVVQLLQQANRNANVELSEPGANPANVELLRVTQDRVEQLSKQISDGQEYVVRIFSAGNYVRGEKQIEFFADTARNQLVFSGGAVLATTSADSKTMTSYQLQQRLEILISASQFRARNAGIVEDVQVEGTFLRFVSQLRQYNQPLEIKAIAAEDTYTAGPLRVKLVAIVNGQIIFST; the protein is encoded by the coding sequence ATGACCACCGGATACATCCTCATCGCAGCAATTTTGATTCTGGGAGGCGTAATTGCCACCGTGGGCGATCGCATCGGCACACGAGTTGGCAAAGCCCGCCTCTCACTTTTTAAGCTTCGTCCGAAAAATACTGCTGTAGTAGTAACTATTTTTACGGGCGGTTTGATTTCCGCATCAACTTTAGGGATTTTATTCGCTGCCGACGAAGGCTTGCGAAAGGGAGTCTTTGAGTTAGAGGATATTCAAACAGACCTCAGACAGAAGCGGGAACAGCTAAAAACCGCAGAAACTCAAAAAAGTCAGGTAGAGAGTGAGCTAAACCAAGCAAGAATTGCCCAAGCAAAAGCACAACAAGACTTACAGACAATTAATAAATCTTTGCAGGCGGCGAATGCCAAACAACTGCAAACACAAGCTCAGTTGAACCGCACCATTAGTCAACAAGCCCAAACTCAAACTCAACTTCAGCGCACTCAAGGTCAGCTAGGACAAGTTGTAACTCAGTACCAAAAAGCTATAGCTGAATTGCAAAGTGTTTACAATCAGAGAAAGGAGTTACAGGCAGCAGTTGAACTACTAAAGACAGAGCGTCAACGGCTGTATGCTGAAGCGAAAAAAGCCATTGACGAAGCCAAAACAGCCATTGAAAAACGCGATCGCGAACTCGCTAACCGTCAAGAAGCCATAAAACAACGCGATCAAAAAATTGCCCAACTGGATCAACTAATTCAAAAGCGTAATTTAGAAGTTGCAGCGCGAGAGCAAGTGATTGCCACACGGGAATCGCGCCTTAAAGAATTGGAAGGACAACAGGAGCAACTAGAACTAGAAGTTGCAAGGCTGGAAAAATATTATCAGTCTTACCGCGACCTGCGTTTGGGTAAACTAGCCATAGTTCGTGGTCAAGTTCTATCTGCTGGTGTAGTTCGCGTTACTCAACCTGCTGCTGCTCGCCAAGTAGTAGTACAACTTTTGCAACAAGCTAATCGCAACGCTAATGTTGAATTAAGTGAGCCGGGTGCAAATCCAGCCAATGTAGAGCTACTGCGTGTAACTCAAGATAGGGTTGAGCAATTGAGCAAGCAGATTAGCGATGGTCAAGAATATGTGGTGCGAATTTTCTCGGCTGGTAATTACGTTAGAGGAGAAAAGCAGATAGAGTTTTTCGCCGATACAGCGCGAAATCAATTGGTTTTTTCGGGAGGTGCAGTGCTAGCTACAACTAGTGCTGATTCCAAAACTATGACATCCTATCAGTTACAGCAAAGGCTGGAAATACTAATTTCTGCTTCGCAATTTCGGGCCCGTAACGCCGGAATTGTCGAAGATGTGCAAGTAGAGGGGACTTTCTTACGCTTTGTTAGCCAGTTAAGACAATACAATCAACCATTGGAGATTAAAGCGATCGCAGCAGAGGACACTTATACAGCTGGGCCATTGAGAGTAAAATTAGTGGCAATAGTCAACGGACAAATTATTTTTAGTACTTAA